Proteins encoded together in one Solanum lycopersicum chromosome 7, SLM_r2.1 window:
- the LOC101251105 gene encoding aspartic proteinase nepenthesin-1-like, translated as MSLDPSKLLDPPMPSYAFTIYHRDVFEKSKFKNYDSLLKNRLARCEDRANYIASILDDNNNVEEGANYRIREKVPKSTSIYFAHGEYVASFLLGSNEIKTLLQIDTGSDLVWWQCGPCEANKCYKQVDPLYFPTNSKTYRKIDCKLHSSRCLDNVDKTYKCNSYNNECNYNIRFISGQRSKGFMSDDVITFALDHLPIRVTFGCGKDQMGRANFSGYYSGIVGLGRRVNVGSYSLPSQFQSDLMSICLPGFYSGKSSTLSFHTATWPRTTSAELLQNKKFPLFYYVNLYKVFINDKEIPVHPSWWTFTKGGGGGVLVDTGTTITRFPKDLYTVFRYTFLSEIKDIPLVKGPSKILDTCFKEDPSGRELYFPVVKLYFGGVNPNNMLLLAKDRVMVHLQGHYCLGFMGWNRSHSIIGSNQLQGIGLTFDTSENTLSFDLDACS; from the coding sequence atgtCTCTTGATCCATCTAAGCTTTTGGATCCTCCAATGCCATCCTATGCTTTTACTATTTACCATCGCGATGTATTTGAAAAGTCAAAGTTTAAGAACTATGACTCGTTACTTAAAAATAGGCTTGCTCGATGTGAGGATAGAGCAAATTATATCGCTTCAATTCTTGATGACAACAACAATGTCGAAGAAGGTGCAAATTATAGAATCCGCGAAAAGGTTCCAAAATCAACAAGTATTTATTTTGCACATGGTGAGTATGTTGCGTCTTTTTTGCTAGGCAGTAACGAAATCAAGACTTTATTGCAAATAGACACAGGTAGTGATTTAGTCTGGTGGCAATGTGGACCATGTGAGGCAAATAAGTGTTACAAGCAAGTTGATCCTTTATATTTCCCTACAAATTCGAAAACATATCGAAAAATCGATTGTAAGTTACATAGTTCAAGGTGTTTAGATAATGTGGACAAAACTTATAAATGTAATTCTTATAATAATGAGTGTAACTACAATATTAGATTTATAAGTGGACAAAGATCAAAGGGTTTTATGAGTGATGATGTGATTACTTTTGCTTTAGACCATCTGCCCATTAGGGTTACATTTGGATGTGGTAAAGATCAAATGGGTCGAGCCAATTTTAGTGGTTACTATTCTGGGATAGTTGGTCTTGGACGAAGAGTAAATGTTGGTTCATATTCATTACCATCACAATTCCAGTCGGATTTAATGTCCATATGTCTACCCGGATTTTATTCGGGTAAGTCATCTACTCTTAGTTTCCACACCGCCACGTGGCCAAGGACAACATCAGCAGAgttattacaaaataaaaaattccctttattttattatgtcaatctttataaagtttttattaACGATAAAGAAATTCCGGTCCACCCATCATGGTGGACTTTTACAaaaggtggtggtggtggagtCCTTGTGGATACAGGAACAACTATTACTCGATTTCCTAAGGATTTGTATACCGTATTTCGTTATACATTCTTAAGTGAAATAAAAGATATACCTCTGGTTAAAGGTCCGTCGAAGATTCTAGACACATGTTTTAAAGAGGATCCAAGTGGACGAGAGTTGTACTTTCCCGTTGTGAAGTTGTACTTTGGCGGCGTAAACCCTAATAACATGTTGTTATTGGCAAAAGATAGAGTTATGGTACACTTACAAGGACATTATTGTTTGGGTTTCATGGGGTGGAATAGATCTCATTCAATAATAGGAAGTAATCAACTTCAAGGTATAGGATTAACTTTTGATACATCAGAAAATACTTTGTCATTTGATTTAGATGCATGTAGTTGA